A window of the Dyadobacter pollutisoli genome harbors these coding sequences:
- a CDS encoding RidA family protein, whose amino-acid sequence MEQTPESNFAQLGLNLPPAPKPLGVYKPLLIVDKRWVYVSGHGTVQDDGTLIKGRIGKDMDADQGKLAARQVGLTILSTLKANLGSLNRIKRVIKVLGMVNCTPDFEKHPFIINGCSELFAKIWGEENGIGVRSAVGMGSLPDNIPVEIEVMFELEEK is encoded by the coding sequence ATGGAGCAAACACCTGAATCAAACTTCGCTCAACTTGGGCTTAACCTGCCTCCCGCCCCTAAACCATTGGGCGTCTATAAACCATTACTAATCGTTGACAAACGTTGGGTATATGTATCGGGTCACGGAACCGTGCAGGACGACGGAACGCTGATCAAAGGCAGGATTGGAAAAGACATGGACGCTGATCAGGGCAAACTTGCTGCTCGTCAGGTGGGACTAACTATATTATCAACATTGAAAGCGAACCTGGGTAGCCTGAACCGTATCAAGAGAGTGATCAAAGTGCTGGGAATGGTAAACTGTACACCCGATTTCGAAAAACATCCATTCATTATCAATGGTTGCAGCGAGTTATTTGCCAAAATCTGGGGCGAAGAAAACGGTATCGGCGTACGCAGCGCAGTAGGTATGGGCTCTTTGCCGGACAATATTCCGGTTGAGATTGAGGTGATGTTTGAATTGGAAGAGAAATAA
- a CDS encoding dipeptidase, with translation MFLFDAHLDLSMNAVEWNRDLTQELSAIREREKNLTDKPDRGKGVVSFPEMRKGNIGMCVATQIGRFVKPDSKIPGWHSQAQAWAQTQAQIAWYKAMEEAGEMVQITDLAGLHKHLNLWQTAESTENLPIGYILSLEGADSFISLKNLEIAYQYGLRAIGPAHYGPGVYAYGTDSDQPLSQKGKDLLREMDKLGIILDATHLCDTAFWEALDIFKGPVWASHNLVREIVPHNRQFSDPMIRELLGRKAVIGMAFDAWMMIPGWIRGKSTPESTGLKIEHVAQHIDHICQLAGNALHVGIGSDLDGAYGKEQSPGDLDSIADLQSITSILSSRGYSAQDIEQIMWRNWVDFLDRNWK, from the coding sequence ATGTTTCTTTTTGATGCCCATCTCGACCTTTCGATGAATGCTGTTGAATGGAACCGGGATTTGACGCAGGAACTAAGTGCCATTCGTGAACGCGAAAAGAACCTGACCGATAAGCCCGATCGTGGCAAAGGAGTAGTTAGCTTTCCGGAAATGCGCAAAGGCAACATTGGAATGTGCGTCGCTACGCAGATCGGTCGTTTTGTAAAACCAGACAGTAAAATTCCCGGCTGGCACTCGCAGGCACAGGCATGGGCGCAAACCCAGGCCCAGATCGCCTGGTACAAAGCCATGGAAGAAGCTGGCGAAATGGTACAGATCACCGACCTGGCGGGACTGCACAAGCACTTAAACCTTTGGCAAACAGCCGAATCAACTGAAAATCTTCCTATCGGTTATATCCTGAGCCTGGAAGGTGCTGATTCATTCATTAGTCTCAAAAATCTTGAAATAGCTTATCAATACGGTCTGCGCGCGATCGGTCCGGCACACTACGGCCCCGGCGTGTACGCATATGGTACCGATTCTGACCAGCCGCTGTCCCAAAAAGGCAAAGACCTGCTTCGTGAAATGGATAAGCTGGGTATCATTCTCGATGCGACGCATTTATGCGATACCGCTTTTTGGGAGGCTTTGGACATTTTCAAAGGACCGGTTTGGGCGAGCCACAATCTGGTACGGGAGATCGTCCCTCACAACCGCCAGTTCTCCGATCCGATGATCAGGGAATTGCTGGGAAGAAAAGCTGTCATCGGTATGGCTTTTGACGCCTGGATGATGATTCCCGGCTGGATCAGGGGAAAATCCACACCCGAAAGTACCGGTTTGAAAATCGAACATGTTGCTCAGCACATTGACCATATTTGCCAGCTGGCGGGCAATGCACTGCACGTGGGTATAGGTTCAGATCTGGACGGAGCTTATGGAAAAGAACAGTCGCCCGGTGACCTCGATTCCATCGCCGACCTGCAATCCATTACCTCAATCCTATCCTCGCGTGGCTACTCGGCACAGGACATTGAACAAATTATGTGGCGTAACTGGGTTGATTTCCTCGATAGAAACTGGAAATGA
- a CDS encoding Crp/Fnr family transcriptional regulator, with protein MQEPLQLLYSLVNAVQPLPEDDWAAFSSIWKPFQAGRKEIVTSVGEREKYLYFVMEGVQRVYYLDDQNREATIVFTYAPSFGGVVDSLLLEQPSRYYYETLTPSRFLKTPYTELKSLMNERPSIERMVRQGLTQTLSGVMERLVEVQCFSSEDKFRKLLLRSPHILQLVPHKYLANYLGINPTNFSKLVNKVRI; from the coding sequence ATGCAGGAACCGTTACAACTTCTTTATTCGCTTGTCAATGCTGTTCAGCCTCTGCCTGAGGACGACTGGGCGGCTTTTTCGTCAATATGGAAACCTTTTCAGGCTGGGCGGAAGGAGATTGTTACTTCGGTGGGAGAGAGGGAAAAGTATTTGTATTTTGTAATGGAAGGCGTTCAGAGAGTGTATTATCTCGACGATCAAAACCGGGAAGCGACGATTGTGTTTACCTATGCTCCGTCGTTTGGAGGAGTAGTTGATTCGTTGCTGCTGGAACAGCCTTCGCGCTATTATTATGAAACGCTCACGCCGTCCCGCTTTCTGAAAACACCCTATACCGAACTCAAATCGTTGATGAATGAAAGACCTTCCATTGAAAGAATGGTGCGTCAGGGGCTTACCCAAACATTGTCCGGGGTAATGGAGCGACTGGTGGAAGTGCAATGCTTTTCGTCCGAGGACAAGTTTCGGAAACTGCTTTTGCGCAGTCCGCATATTTTGCAATTGGTACCTCACAAGTATCTCGCTAACTATCTGGGCATTAACCCCACTAATTTCAGTAAATTGGTAAATAAGGTAAGAATTTGA
- a CDS encoding tetratricopeptide repeat protein — protein sequence MKPYVYLLLFCSFVPHFVHSQRIDSLETQLKKSPVDTGKVNLLIDLAMEYWSSAPEKTIAYSNEALALSEKLDYTRGMARSYQSMGVYHWQKNNYPASLDFYTKSRDLYEKIGDKKGFASAISNTGIVYGEQGNYGQALENYTQAISIFREINDQSRVGSLLNSMGIIHKKQQNYDESLSFYKQAQEIWKKLGDLKSVGGAHINMAAIYNRQKKYALAQQNATEALIIFEGFKDLNGQIICRNDLGDISFQMGDYEKAQASYEKALDLNRTFKSKRLMVTSYNGLGNVYHKLKQNNNAIVHFQKAYVLADSLGLKPALQLASEGLSKVYGETGNYADAYRFQKLSSTLRDSLFNAENANKIANLRVHYESQKKEDEIKLLQKEKDLGYATRNTVAVTLAAVIILLALAFNRQKLKQTKDRELNHVQRQLAETEIRNRIEKEEQLTAELEFRNKALTTHTLNLIQKNGILEEIRSIVSTTLQNGKRDENSPLLSKLLNLIDYSFTQDKDWEEFKMYFEGVHKDFFLKLKKENPELSGGELRLCALIRLNLNLKEAAALLNISPDSVKTARHRLRKKLNLSEESSLSDYLMAV from the coding sequence ATGAAACCGTATGTTTACCTGTTACTCTTTTGTTCCTTCGTTCCTCATTTTGTTCACTCACAGCGCATCGACTCGCTGGAAACTCAATTAAAAAAATCGCCTGTCGATACAGGCAAAGTCAATCTGCTGATTGACCTGGCGATGGAGTACTGGAGCTCGGCCCCTGAAAAAACGATAGCCTATTCAAACGAAGCGCTGGCGTTATCCGAGAAGCTCGACTACACACGTGGCATGGCACGTAGCTACCAGAGCATGGGTGTGTACCACTGGCAGAAAAATAACTACCCTGCTTCGCTGGATTTCTATACCAAAAGCCGCGACCTGTATGAGAAGATCGGCGATAAAAAAGGCTTCGCAAGCGCCATTTCCAATACCGGCATTGTGTACGGTGAACAGGGCAATTATGGACAAGCTCTGGAAAATTATACCCAGGCTATTTCCATTTTCCGGGAAATCAACGACCAAAGCCGCGTAGGCTCGCTGCTCAATAGCATGGGGATTATCCATAAAAAACAACAGAATTACGACGAATCACTATCCTTCTACAAACAGGCGCAGGAAATCTGGAAAAAGCTTGGAGATCTCAAATCCGTTGGCGGCGCACATATCAATATGGCTGCGATTTACAACAGACAGAAGAAATACGCCCTCGCCCAGCAAAACGCCACCGAGGCCTTAATAATATTTGAAGGCTTTAAAGACCTTAACGGCCAAATCATTTGCCGAAACGACCTGGGAGATATCAGTTTTCAAATGGGTGACTACGAGAAAGCGCAGGCTTCGTACGAAAAAGCATTGGACCTTAACCGAACATTCAAGAGCAAACGTTTAATGGTAACGTCTTACAACGGGCTCGGTAACGTTTATCACAAGCTGAAACAGAACAATAATGCCATCGTTCATTTTCAAAAAGCCTATGTGCTCGCTGACTCTCTCGGCTTAAAACCAGCTTTGCAACTAGCCTCGGAAGGACTATCAAAAGTTTATGGCGAAACCGGCAACTATGCTGATGCCTATCGGTTCCAAAAGCTGTCCTCTACACTGAGGGACTCTCTTTTTAATGCTGAAAATGCCAACAAGATTGCAAATCTGCGCGTACATTATGAGAGCCAGAAAAAAGAAGACGAAATAAAGTTGTTGCAAAAGGAGAAGGACCTGGGCTATGCCACGCGAAATACCGTGGCGGTAACGCTCGCGGCTGTTATCATTCTGCTTGCGCTCGCATTCAACAGGCAAAAACTCAAACAAACCAAGGATCGGGAATTAAATCATGTGCAGCGGCAGCTGGCAGAAACAGAGATCCGCAACAGGATCGAAAAGGAAGAGCAGCTTACCGCAGAACTGGAATTCAGGAACAAAGCATTGACCACACATACACTCAACCTGATCCAAAAAAATGGCATTCTGGAAGAGATCCGGAGCATTGTTTCCACCACTCTTCAGAATGGAAAACGAGATGAAAACTCGCCGCTGCTTTCCAAATTGCTCAATCTGATCGATTACAGTTTTACACAGGATAAAGATTGGGAAGAGTTTAAAATGTACTTCGAAGGAGTTCATAAAGACTTCTTCTTGAAGCTAAAAAAAGAAAATCCCGAGCTGAGTGGCGGCGAGCTTCGGCTATGTGCTCTGATCAGGCTTAACCTCAACCTTAAAGAGGCAGCAGCGCTATTGAACATTTCTCCCGACAGTGTAAAAACGGCCCGCCACAGGCTGCGTAAAAAGCTGAATCTGAGTGAAGAGAGTAGTTTGAGCGACTACCTGATGGCTGTTTAA
- a CDS encoding GntT/GntP/DsdX family permease, producing the protein MPLLLTFIAILTLILLIAWLKIDTFISFLLVSIGLGLASGLDVETISKAIQKGVGGTLGDLVLIVGFGAMLGKMVADSGAAQRITDALIGLFGQKYIQWGMALAGFVIGIPLFYNAGFVIVIPLIFMISATARLPLLYIGIPMLSALSVAHGYLPPHPSPAAIASQLHADLGRTLFYGMMVSIPAIAVAGPLFGSTLKRFQPKPDPDLFNVKPRPASELPGLGISVVTALLPVFLLTTMSGVKRLYPDNKVIGLLAEPYFGMLVSVLFAAYTLGMMRGMEMKKISKSMEEAFKGVSVILLIIAGAGVFKEVMTASGVSTYIADNLKDINISPLLLSWGIAAVIRVCVGSATVAGLTTVGILSPLLVNSAVPSELLVLAIGSGSLMFSHLNDGGFWLFKEYFNLSIKDTLLTWSVMETIVSIMGLLGVLVLNLFV; encoded by the coding sequence ATGCCCTTATTACTGACCTTTATCGCTATTCTAACGCTTATTTTACTGATTGCTTGGTTAAAAATTGATACATTCATTTCATTTCTGCTGGTCTCGATCGGGCTCGGTCTGGCAAGCGGCCTGGACGTCGAAACCATAAGTAAGGCGATACAAAAGGGTGTCGGAGGAACACTGGGCGATCTGGTTTTAATCGTAGGCTTTGGTGCAATGCTTGGAAAAATGGTCGCCGATAGCGGGGCCGCCCAGCGAATCACGGATGCATTAATTGGTCTCTTCGGTCAAAAATATATTCAATGGGGAATGGCGCTGGCCGGTTTTGTCATTGGTATACCTCTCTTTTACAATGCAGGCTTTGTAATAGTAATCCCTTTGATCTTCATGATCAGCGCTACGGCCAGGCTCCCACTCTTATATATAGGCATACCTATGTTATCAGCGCTGTCGGTTGCACACGGGTACCTCCCCCCCCACCCTTCGCCCGCAGCTATTGCGAGCCAGCTGCATGCGGATCTGGGAAGAACACTTTTTTATGGTATGATGGTTTCGATTCCGGCCATAGCAGTTGCAGGGCCGCTTTTTGGAAGTACACTCAAAAGGTTTCAACCCAAACCCGACCCGGATCTTTTTAATGTAAAACCAAGACCTGCCTCTGAACTTCCCGGTTTGGGAATAAGCGTCGTGACAGCATTGCTACCTGTTTTTCTTTTAACAACCATGTCTGGTGTCAAGCGCCTTTATCCCGACAACAAAGTAATCGGTTTGCTCGCAGAACCCTACTTTGGAATGCTGGTTTCCGTGCTTTTTGCGGCCTACACATTAGGAATGATGCGTGGAATGGAAATGAAAAAGATCAGTAAATCCATGGAAGAAGCTTTCAAAGGCGTTTCGGTGATCCTGCTGATCATCGCCGGAGCCGGCGTTTTTAAAGAAGTCATGACAGCGAGTGGCGTGAGTACCTATATAGCGGACAACCTCAAAGACATTAACATTTCACCTTTGCTACTCAGCTGGGGAATCGCAGCAGTAATTCGGGTTTGTGTAGGTTCCGCTACGGTGGCCGGTCTTACTACGGTTGGAATCTTGTCACCGCTTTTGGTCAACTCTGCAGTTCCCTCGGAGCTGCTTGTACTGGCCATTGGATCAGGCAGTCTGATGTTTTCTCACCTCAATGACGGTGGTTTCTGGCTTTTCAAAGAATACTTCAATCTGAGCATTAAAGACACACTTCTTACCTGGTCAGTGATGGAAACAATTGTCTCTATCATGGGATTACTGGGGGTTTTAGTGCTAAATTTGTTCGTATAA
- a CDS encoding DinB family protein — MEKVNKRNLLLKLEDRVEGHISDTIVLFQNMEDAFLNEPSVSGGWSIAQCLEHLNSYGQYYLPKIREQMAEAADQPEKQDFQSSWLGAYFTRMMEPETGKGKYKAFKGHIPASDLNAAETVAEFLRQQEDLLMLLRAAGSKDLETIKIPVSILPFIRLRVGDVFQFIIAHNERHMQQAMRNLIRETSF; from the coding sequence ATGGAAAAAGTCAATAAAAGGAACCTGCTGCTGAAACTCGAAGACCGGGTCGAAGGTCATATTTCGGATACGATAGTGCTGTTCCAAAACATGGAAGATGCTTTTTTGAATGAGCCTTCGGTGTCGGGAGGGTGGAGTATCGCCCAATGTCTGGAACATTTGAATAGTTATGGGCAGTACTACCTGCCCAAAATCCGCGAGCAAATGGCGGAAGCAGCCGATCAACCGGAAAAACAGGATTTTCAGAGTAGCTGGTTGGGAGCCTATTTTACCAGAATGATGGAACCCGAAACCGGCAAAGGCAAATACAAAGCTTTCAAGGGCCATATCCCGGCGTCGGACCTGAATGCAGCCGAAACCGTTGCCGAATTTCTCCGGCAACAGGAAGATTTGTTGATGTTACTCAGGGCCGCTGGTAGTAAGGATCTGGAAACCATTAAGATACCGGTATCCATTCTGCCTTTTATAAGGTTAAGGGTAGGAGATGTCTTTCAGTTTATTATCGCCCACAACGAGCGGCATATGCAACAGGCAATGCGAAATCTGATCAGGGAAACCAGTTTCTAA
- a CDS encoding D-TA family PLP-dependent enzyme, with product MAWFQLTNPQEVISPSLLFYKERIEHNIRSMISIAGDANRLVPHIKTHKCSEIVKIQLEQGINKFKCATIAEAEMLADAGAKWILIAYQLVGPNISRLFQLRAKYPDITFSSLIDNEKSANDLNEASVAHDFTSTFFIDVNNGMNRSGSPTDGSILALYRYVTGLSNISFSGVHAYDGHIRNPEFSERKLATDEAYDKVLPLLDLIKNDGASEPMIIAGGSPSFTVHALRPEVFLSPGTNVLWDWGYGDRFDGQPFQHAALILTRVVSKPTAGIVTIDLGHKAIAAENPVENRFKLLNLSGYTVLSQSEEHGVLQVSAEAWESVQIGDVFYALPYHICPSVALHDYASIIENGDVVNEWKITARTRRLTI from the coding sequence ATGGCCTGGTTCCAACTCACAAATCCGCAAGAAGTGATTTCGCCCTCATTGCTTTTCTATAAAGAGCGTATTGAGCACAATATCCGTAGCATGATCAGCATTGCCGGAGATGCAAATCGTTTGGTACCCCACATTAAGACTCATAAATGCAGCGAAATTGTTAAGATTCAGCTGGAACAGGGTATTAATAAATTTAAATGTGCCACGATCGCCGAAGCAGAAATGCTGGCCGACGCAGGCGCCAAATGGATCCTGATTGCGTACCAACTGGTGGGGCCCAATATCTCACGGCTGTTTCAATTGCGTGCTAAGTATCCCGACATCACTTTCTCGTCGTTGATCGACAATGAAAAGTCGGCGAATGATTTGAACGAGGCGTCGGTAGCACATGATTTTACGTCGACGTTTTTCATAGATGTAAACAATGGTATGAACCGTTCGGGAAGTCCGACAGACGGATCTATACTAGCTCTGTACCGCTATGTTACCGGCTTGTCGAACATTTCATTTAGTGGAGTCCACGCCTATGACGGCCACATTAGAAACCCCGAATTTTCCGAAAGAAAACTGGCGACCGATGAAGCCTATGACAAAGTGCTACCGCTATTGGACCTGATCAAAAACGATGGAGCCAGCGAGCCGATGATCATTGCAGGCGGATCTCCTTCATTTACGGTGCATGCATTGCGGCCGGAAGTTTTTCTCAGTCCCGGAACCAATGTACTTTGGGATTGGGGTTACGGCGACCGGTTTGACGGGCAACCATTTCAACACGCAGCGCTTATCCTTACCCGTGTGGTTTCAAAACCTACGGCTGGTATTGTCACCATCGACCTGGGCCACAAAGCCATTGCAGCCGAAAACCCTGTTGAAAACCGGTTTAAACTCCTGAACCTCAGCGGCTATACAGTTCTAAGTCAGAGCGAGGAACATGGTGTATTGCAGGTTAGCGCCGAAGCGTGGGAATCTGTGCAGATCGGCGATGTGTTTTATGCGCTTCCATATCACATTTGCCCATCAGTAGCATTGCATGACTATGCCAGCATCATTGAAAATGGCGACGTTGTCAATGAATGGAAAATCACTGCCCGCACCCGCAGACTGACTATTTAG
- a CDS encoding bifunctional alpha,alpha-trehalose-phosphate synthase (UDP-forming)/trehalose-phosphatase, producing MENTKQPLHSGRLIIVAYRLPFKLIRENDEVQLFQNSGGLVSAVLSLVNDQKEPIFSSAERIQWVGFSENTPEELEGQSLENDDFQAHPVFISDEVNENYYEGFCNNLIWPLCHYFPSLARFEEAYYDAYKVANRLFYDKVAEIIQPGDVVWVQDYQLMLLPDMIRQRFPENKIGFFFHIPFPSFELFRLLPVAWRKAIVDGILGADVVGFHTNDYVEYFLKAARLVSGYGNKLHYINMSNRIIKVDSFPISIDFHKFNDAFEEPEVAVARNDARNSLKEKIIFSVDRLDYSKGIIHRLRGYQRFLENCPEWHEKVSFVMVVVPSRDTIEQYQQMKSDIDQTVGRINADYGNIYWQPIIYQYRSMPYHELVGMYTASDVALITPVRDGMNLVCKEYVASRKDRQGVLILSEMAGAAAELGEALIINPLDQQDIADAIKTAFEMPIEEQTKRMDAMRERILDYDVFAWTNDFFTQMTMLELEHERLRQVFLTNSGIDSIRKAYQSSTNRILFFDYDGTLAPIVPDPAKAIISEDVKKLIQEIAKKDTVIIISGRDRHFLDQLFADMPVHIIAEHGALTRTKGSSEWQLNESYEENWKDSIRPIMQIYAKRCPGAFVEEKETALAWHYRTADEKEYANRRAQELLWQLKNYIQPELNLQVIDGNKVVEVKKTAFNKGTAARIFVENGNYDFVLAIGDDTTDEDMFEALPDDSFTIKIGDDLSAARNHIRSQEEVFHFLDFMVSAIGE from the coding sequence ATGGAAAATACAAAACAACCATTACATTCAGGAAGGCTAATTATTGTTGCTTATCGATTGCCATTTAAATTAATAAGGGAGAACGATGAGGTGCAGTTATTTCAGAATTCCGGCGGGTTGGTTTCGGCGGTTTTATCATTGGTAAATGATCAGAAGGAGCCGATTTTCAGTTCTGCCGAACGAATTCAATGGGTAGGTTTTTCTGAAAATACACCCGAGGAACTGGAAGGGCAATCGCTGGAAAATGATGATTTCCAGGCGCATCCGGTATTTATTTCCGATGAAGTAAATGAGAATTATTACGAAGGATTTTGCAACAACCTAATCTGGCCGCTATGCCATTATTTTCCTTCCCTTGCCCGCTTTGAAGAGGCTTACTATGATGCTTATAAGGTGGCCAACAGGCTGTTTTATGACAAGGTAGCCGAAATTATCCAGCCCGGAGACGTGGTTTGGGTGCAGGACTACCAGCTGATGTTATTACCTGACATGATACGGCAGAGGTTTCCCGAAAACAAGATAGGGTTCTTTTTTCACATTCCATTTCCTTCTTTCGAGCTCTTCCGTTTACTGCCGGTTGCCTGGCGCAAGGCGATTGTCGACGGTATTTTGGGAGCTGACGTAGTAGGGTTTCATACCAATGACTATGTAGAGTATTTCCTTAAAGCGGCCAGGCTAGTTTCGGGTTATGGCAATAAGTTGCATTACATTAATATGAGCAACAGGATCATTAAAGTTGATTCGTTTCCGATCAGCATTGATTTTCATAAGTTTAACGATGCATTTGAAGAACCGGAGGTAGCTGTTGCCAGAAACGATGCAAGGAATTCTTTAAAAGAGAAGATTATTTTTTCAGTCGATCGGCTGGATTACTCAAAAGGGATCATTCACAGGCTCAGAGGTTATCAGCGGTTTCTGGAAAATTGCCCCGAGTGGCACGAAAAAGTGTCATTTGTAATGGTGGTAGTGCCGTCGCGCGACACCATTGAGCAATACCAGCAGATGAAGTCGGACATTGACCAGACCGTAGGCAGGATCAATGCTGACTACGGTAATATTTATTGGCAGCCGATTATTTATCAGTACCGGTCTATGCCATACCACGAGCTGGTGGGTATGTACACGGCGAGCGACGTAGCACTCATTACGCCTGTGAGAGATGGTATGAACCTGGTTTGCAAGGAATATGTTGCGAGCCGGAAGGATAGGCAAGGCGTATTGATACTTAGTGAGATGGCAGGCGCGGCCGCAGAACTTGGCGAGGCGCTGATCATCAATCCGCTGGACCAGCAGGACATTGCAGACGCGATTAAAACCGCATTTGAAATGCCCATTGAAGAACAAACCAAAAGAATGGACGCCATGCGCGAGCGTATATTAGATTACGACGTTTTTGCCTGGACCAATGATTTTTTTACCCAAATGACGATGCTTGAACTAGAACACGAAAGGCTACGCCAGGTGTTTCTGACCAATAGTGGTATTGATTCGATTCGAAAGGCGTATCAATCCTCGACAAACAGGATTTTATTTTTTGACTATGACGGAACATTGGCTCCGATCGTGCCCGATCCGGCCAAGGCAATTATTTCCGAGGACGTGAAGAAGCTGATACAGGAGATTGCGAAAAAAGATACGGTTATCATTATTAGCGGGCGGGACCGTCACTTTCTGGATCAGCTTTTTGCCGATATGCCTGTTCATATCATTGCGGAACATGGTGCATTGACCCGAACGAAGGGTAGTAGTGAATGGCAGCTTAATGAAAGCTATGAGGAAAACTGGAAGGATAGCATCCGTCCAATCATGCAAATTTATGCCAAAAGATGCCCCGGTGCATTTGTAGAAGAAAAAGAAACCGCGCTGGCATGGCATTACCGCACTGCTGACGAAAAGGAGTATGCCAACAGACGGGCGCAAGAGCTACTCTGGCAATTGAAGAACTACATTCAACCAGAGCTGAACTTGCAGGTGATTGACGGTAACAAGGTCGTGGAAGTTAAAAAGACGGCTTTCAACAAAGGTACCGCTGCACGAATTTTTGTTGAAAATGGTAACTATGACTTTGTACTCGCGATCGGTGACGACACCACGGACGAGGACATGTTTGAGGCCCTGCCTGACGACTCATTTACCATTAAAATCGGGGACGACCTTTCCGCGGCCCGCAACCATATCAGAAGCCAGGAAGAGGTCTTCCATTTTCTTGATTTTATGGTGTCGGCGATAGGAGAGTAA